The following are from one region of the Salvia hispanica cultivar TCC Black 2014 chromosome 1, UniMelb_Shisp_WGS_1.0, whole genome shotgun sequence genome:
- the LOC125188349 gene encoding G-type lectin S-receptor-like serine/threonine-protein kinase At1g11300, translating into MTLFLHKSILLLLLLIIQSVACLSIENDTISTGVVIKDPQTITSQKQIYKLGFFSPPNTTNRYLAIFFAFSQETVIWVANRDTPLTDSSGSVTLSRDGNLVLLDGTNRTVWSTNLTTSLVSPVVQILDTGNLVLREEASGDTLWESFSHPTDIQVLGMPLSQNVKTGKQVLLTAWKNATDPGAGRFTGGLDVTSGTPQLYIRDIEGRPRLRSGPWNGYIFLGMKRLFYAHLDGFNHVTNDTAGNFFFTPQLMNDRHIISSVNSSGSMERKVWNGNKWDLVLVAPENECDVYGKCGPFGSCNIIASPICSCLRGFEPVNEDECRRGNWTDGCRRKSQLQCGGDGFAMLQNMKVPDFSKPLPSMLQDECRAVCLRNCSCIAYAYDGNIGCMFWRDTLIDTQDFGSVGVSLYIRLSASEFDSRKERKLHIIIGVAAGFVCISVMMFISWWFILKRKGDKVKDTSIVEAGQMFVTDSTAIVLRNETKEVNIGELPKFTFKMLAKATNQFHEENLLGRGGFGPVYKGVLAKGKEIAVKRLSTESGQGMQEFMNEVIVISKLQHKNLVKLLGGCVEKEEKILIYEYMPNKSLDACLFGPTIRTKKLLDWNMRSSIIEGIGRGILYLHRDSRLRIIHRDLKPSNVLLDQDWNPKISDFGMARIFGGNEDHGSTARVVGTYGYMAPEYGMGGRFSEKSDVYSFGVLILEIVKGEKNTHYFNDDLSLSLIGCAWKMWSEGNGLCFVEESIASRETEEEMVRCIQIGLLCVQEYPKDRPSIEIVLSMLSRDIIELPLPKQPVFADNGSTPGPGSTNQNVFSNNELTLTVLDGR; encoded by the exons ATGACACTCTTTCTTCACAAatcaattcttcttcttcttcttcttatcaTCCAAAGTGTTGCATGTTTGAGCATAGAAAATGACACCATTTCAACCGGAGTAGTGATCAAAGATCCACAAACCATCACATCCCAAAAACAGATTTACAAACTAGGATTCTTCTCTCCTCCAAACACCACCAACCGCTACTTAGCCATCTTCTTCGCCTTCTCCCAAGAAACCGTGATTTGGGTCGCCAACAGAGACACACCCCTCACCGATTCTTCCGGCTCCGTTACTCTCTCCCGGGACGGTAATCTCGTGCTCTTGGACGGGACCAATCGAACCGTCTGGTCGACTAATCTCACAACATCATTAGTCAGTCCAGTAGTCCAAATCCTGGACACTGGCAATCTTGTCTTGCGTGAAGAGGCCTCTGGAGACACGCTGTGGGAGTCTTTCTCACATCCCACGGATATTCAGGTGCTGGGAATGCCGTTAAGCCAGAACGTCAAGACAGGGAAGCAAGTGCTGCTGACGGCGTGGAAAAACGCCACGGACCCCGGGGCAGGGCGCTTCACCGGTGGCCTGGACGTCACGAGCGGGACCCCACAGCTTTACATCAGGGATATTGAGGGGCGCCCGCGCTTGAGGAGCGGGCCGTGGAACGGTTACATTTTTCTTGGGATGAAGAGACTGTTCTACGCCCACTTGGATGGATTCAATCATGTTACGAATGACACTGCTGggaatttcttcttcaccCCGCAGCTGATGAATGATAGGCATATAATATCCAGCGTCAATTCTTCAGGAAGTATGGAACGGAAGGTGTGGAATGGGAACAAATGGGACTTGGTGTTGGTCGCTCCGGAAAATGAGTGTGATGTTTACGGCAAGTGTGGGCCGTTTGGTAGCTGTAATATCATCGCATCGCCTATTTGTAGTTGTTTGAGAGGGTTTGAGCCTGTAAATGAGGATGAATGCAGGAGAGGGAATTGGACTGATGGTTGTAGGAGGAAGAGCCAGTTGCAATGCGGAGGAGATGGATTTGCGATGCTGCAGAATATGAAGGTTCCGGACTTTTCAAAACCCTTGCCTTCTATGCTTCAAGACGAGTGTCGGGCTGTGTGTCTGAGGAACTGCTCCTGCATAGCTTATGCTTATGATGGTAACATTGGTTGTATGTTTTGGAGAGACACCTTGATTGACACTCAGGATTTTGGTAGTGTTGGTGTTAGCCTCTACATTCGTCTCTCTGCGTCTGAATTTG ATAGCCGCAAGGAGAGAAAATTGCACATCATAATTGGAGTAGCTGCGGGTTTTGTTTGCATATCTGTTATGATGTTTATTTCATGGTGGTTTATACTGAAGAGGAAAG GAGACAAAGTGAAAGATACAAGTATTGTTGAAGCAGGCCAAATGTTCGTGACGGATTCAACTGCAATCGTACTTAGAAATGAGACAAAGGAAGTAAATATTGGTGAGTTGCCAAAGTTCACTTTTAAGATGCTTGCTAAAGCAACAAATCAGTTCCATGAAGAAAATCTTCTTGGAAGGGGTGGTTTTGGTCCTGTTTACAAG GGAGTTCTGGCAAAAGGGAAAGAAATCGCTGTGAAGAGACTATCAACAGAATCTGGACAAGGCATGCAAGAATTCATGAATGAAGTGATTGTGATATCCAAACTCCAACACAAGAATCTTGTCAAACTTTTGGGAGGTTGTgttgagaaagaagagaagattcTGATATATGAATACATGCCAAACAAAAGCCTGGATGCTTGTCTCTTTG GTCCTACAATTCGAACAAAGAAGCTGTTAGATTGGAATATGCGTTCCAGCATCATCGAGGGCATTGGGCGAGGCATTTTGTACCTTCACAGAGACTCAAGACTAAGGATCATTCACAGAGACCTCAAACCAAGTAATGTTCTGCTAGACCAAGACTGGAATCCAAAAATCTCGGATTTTGGTATGGCAAGAATATTCGGAGGCAATGAAGACCATGGCAGCACTGCAAGAGTCGTGGGAACATA CGGATACATGGCGCCAGAATACGGAATGGGAGGCAGATTTTCTGAAAAATCTGATGTATACAGCTTTGGGGTGCTGATATTGGAGATTGTGAAAGGAGAAAAGAACACACACTATTTCAATGATGATTTGTCCTTGAGCCTTATAGGATGT GCGTGGAAAATGTGGAGTGAGGGTAACGGTTTGTGTTTCGTGGAGGAAAGCATTGCAAGTAGAGAGACGGAGGAAGAGATGGTTCGATGCATTCAGATAGGGCTGCTTTGTGTGCAAGAATATCCCAAGGATAGGCCTTCCATTGAAATTGTGCTGTCGATGCTGAGTCGTGATATAATTGAGCTGCCACTGCCTAAGCAACCGGTGTTTGCGGATAATGGTTCGACTCCAGGACCTGGATCAACGAACCAAAATGTTTTCTCCAATAACGAACTCACTCTCACTGTTCTTGATGGAAGATGA
- the LOC125202119 gene encoding calcium-binding protein PBP1-like, with translation MDKKKREGNFNGVVFEDHFPAMVEKLGAEGFMDELCKGFELLMDSRKQMITFTSLKNNAAALGFEDDDELLRSMLEEGDLDGDGCLDQMEFCVLMLRLSPNLMDHAADILFHDFD, from the coding sequence ATGGataagaagaagagagaaggcAATTTTAATGGCGTGGTGTTCGAGGATCATTTTCCGGCGATGGTGGAGAAGCTTGGGGCGGAGGGGTTCATGGATGAGCTGTGCAAAGGGTTTGAGCTGCTCATGGATTCCCGCAAACAGATGATCACATTCACCAGCTTGAAGAACAATGCTGCGGCGCTGGGATTTGAAGATGACGATGAGCTGCTGCGCTCTATGTTGGAGGAGGGAGATTTGGACGGCGATGGGTGTCTCGATCAGATGgaattttgtgttttgatgCTGAGATTAAGCCCCAATCTCATGGATCATGCTGCCGATATCTTGTTTCATGACTTCGATTAG